A window of the Candidatus Atribacteria bacterium ADurb.Bin276 genome harbors these coding sequences:
- a CDS encoding AsnC family protein, giving the protein MVVQAYLLLQVQVGKAQNVKKELALYPWVIRIDRVMGPFDLILLVEVEDNQEIGERLLKEIQRMREVKSTLTCPII; this is encoded by the coding sequence ATGGTAGTTCAGGCGTACCTACTTCTCCAAGTTCAGGTGGGGAAAGCACAGAATGTGAAAAAAGAGTTAGCTTTATATCCATGGGTCATTCGAATAGACCGAGTGATGGGTCCTTTTGATCTTATTCTTTTGGTTGAAGTCGAGGATAACCAAGAAATTGGGGAAAGACTTCTTAAAGAAATTCAAAGAATGCGTGAAGTAAAATCTACTTTAACCTGTCCAATCATTTAA
- the gbsB gene encoding Alcohol dehydrogenase: MGDTFVFRLPREIFFGTNQGNDIGKILVNMGRRIVIVVGRKSVKETGALEKITQSLDRNGLMFSIFGQVEPEPSLDTVDRGLKLATDFNCDMVVSLGGGSVLDCGKVIAGLIGSGESIRPFFEGSPIIKAGVPWIALPTTAGTGSEMTSNSVLTNIDTGIKKSVRSPFFIARLVIIDPNFTLSMSPYLTAVTGVDALIQAIEAYTSPHSNPVSDALVLEAIELLWKYLPKAVQDGASLLNREYVAKGSMLSAMAFANSSSGAAHGFSHLIGPRFSISHGETCAVLMPQVIRFNREVFSKKYSQIINQVGIKEVGKNDPTEELAMAFENFLDQIHLRKRFKEFNVSIDELISVLSVNNIGKNITENPRPFQPSDMVELLKSSW; this comes from the coding sequence ATGGGAGATACATTTGTTTTTCGGTTACCAAGAGAAATATTTTTTGGAACCAATCAAGGGAACGATATTGGTAAAATTTTAGTAAATATGGGGAGAAGAATAGTCATTGTAGTCGGCCGAAAATCGGTTAAGGAAACTGGTGCTCTGGAAAAAATTACCCAATCTCTTGACCGGAACGGGCTAATGTTTTCAATATTTGGCCAGGTTGAACCCGAACCTTCTTTGGACACGGTAGATAGAGGATTAAAACTGGCAACTGATTTTAATTGTGATATGGTTGTTTCGCTGGGTGGAGGAAGCGTTCTTGATTGTGGGAAAGTTATTGCGGGATTGATAGGGAGTGGAGAAAGCATACGGCCTTTTTTTGAAGGATCACCCATAATCAAAGCCGGTGTTCCTTGGATTGCGCTTCCAACTACAGCAGGAACCGGTTCGGAAATGACCAGTAATTCGGTTTTAACCAATATTGATACCGGGATTAAAAAAAGCGTTCGTAGCCCTTTTTTTATTGCTCGGTTAGTTATTATTGATCCCAATTTTACTTTATCAATGAGTCCTTATCTCACAGCTGTTACTGGAGTAGATGCTTTAATTCAGGCAATTGAAGCCTATACGAGTCCTCATTCTAATCCGGTTAGTGATGCACTGGTGTTAGAAGCTATTGAACTCCTTTGGAAATATCTCCCCAAAGCGGTTCAAGATGGAGCAAGCCTATTAAACCGTGAGTATGTGGCCAAAGGAAGTATGTTGAGTGCAATGGCGTTTGCGAATTCATCATCCGGGGCTGCTCATGGATTTTCTCATCTTATTGGACCAAGATTTTCTATCTCCCATGGAGAAACTTGTGCAGTTCTGATGCCCCAAGTTATACGTTTTAATCGAGAAGTATTTTCTAAAAAATACTCTCAAATTATTAACCAAGTCGGCATAAAAGAAGTTGGAAAGAACGACCCAACAGAGGAATTAGCTATGGCTTTTGAAAATTTTCTTGACCAAATACATTTACGGAAAAGATTTAAAGAATTTAATGTTTCTATTGATGAATTAATATCGGTTTTAAGTGTTAATAATATCGGTAAAAATATCACTGAAAATCCAAGACCTTTCCAACCATCAGATATGGTTGAATTACTCAAGTCATCATGGTAA